The DNA sequence TTCTTCTCTAGTCTTCTTGCATTCCTCTAGACTTCACATATTCCTAATGTGTTTTACAGATCACTGCTTTTCCTTTGGAATAAGCCGAGGTGGATAAGGGAGACCAAAAGGGAATGAATAAACGTTAAGACAGCTTGGTTTTAAGGTTTTGGTACAAAATGTGAAGACATTTTCAGAGAACATACTGCTCTCAGGGTAGGGTGAAAGTGAAACTTTCCGTCAGGATAATGCAGGGGGCAACATTCTTTCAGAAAAAAGCAAGAACCTTAAGCTTCCCTGTACCAGGCATCTTCCCTCAGGCACTGAGCCTGCAGCCGCCCCACggatggtggctgccagggagaGGAGACTTCCAAAGTCACAGGTGTGATTTCAGCAGCTAATCTGCAGCAAGTCTGGCAATGAGGTCCTTCCACTCTGCCCTCTTCTTGGTGATGTAGGAAGGCGTGAGCAGCTGCAGCAGGGATGCTGGCTGCTGCCTGAAGAAGTTCTGACACAAGGCCTCAGTGTTACAGATCACGTACATCCCACAGTCATAGCTGTTTTGTTGAGCAGGGGCTTTCTCTTCCACAAAGGCCAGTTTGTCTCCTTTTCTGCCTAAGAAAGCCTCCAGTTTCTCTGCTACCTGCTTTGCATGGACTGAGTTGCTCCTGCTGTGGGAATCATAATgaaaaaagctatttttattttggagataAACCAACAAACTCCAATGGGTTCCCCCAGCTGCCTGGTTGGAATTATCATTGATGGCTAAAAACACAACTCTCTTGTGGGGGAGGTCCAGGGGTTCAAGGAACATGGCCATCTCGGCTGGGTTGCCAGTGCACTTGATGAACTGGGTGACTTCCGGGCTGATGAAGCAGACGTGGTCAGAGCAGTCACGAAACTGACTGTTGGCAAAGTACTCAAAGGCAAACCCAATAATATGGTCATTGAGCCAGCTTGGAGGATCCAACAGTGAGACATCTGACTGTCGCAGCAGACTGTCCATGTAACTCAACACCACAGGGTCCATCTTGTACTGACCAGGGCTGCTCAGAAATTTCAGAAGCTGAAGGAGAGGCAGAAGACAATATTTACTGTTGAGTATGACATGtggctgtaaaatggggatcataaaTAGCAACTCCTCTCACAAAGTTTTGGCGGGTTTAATACAATTGTAAAGTGTTTAGAAATGATGCCTGGCTaggggtaaaaataaaaaaaaccctccagTTCATGTGCTTTATGTTACAATTAGAATGAAAACTTTGGAAATTTTCCATCTGAAACAGTAAATGTagattttaaatttcctctttaaatGCAGAAATTGGTTAACAGTGTAACTAATGTTTTACCAAACTCGATAGCATTAATGGTATATCTGGCCCTTAAGCGAATATGCGTGGTAACAAtggcaaattatttttatattaaacatgAATTTTCAGAgtctaaagaaaaatattaattactaAGGGAAATAGTCTCCATTTCAACATTAATTTTCAAGAGATAAGATAAAATATTACTTCCTCATTCCATAATGGAAAGTGACAATGATTAGAGTTGTAGTTAAAAGACACTGTAATTTCAGGCACAGAAAATTATGAGAGTATTACAAATGAAATTTGTTCATGATTCTATGAGCATAAGTCATATGTTTTTGCCCATTTCCCATCTTTAACCCCAAGGAGTAAGATAAAGACTACATGATGTTTATCATGTAAATTAGAGATTGTTTTGGCATTGAAGGTAATGTGGCACAggaatcagaagacctgggtcAAGCCCTGGTTCTACCTCTGATTTGCTGGTATCATCCAGAGCAAGTCATTAAatgattttatctttgttttgtcaTCTTTAAAAAAGGGCATATGTCTGCTTTATATGCCTCAGAGAGTTGTAGAAAAGGCCAAATAATTTTACTTGAAGGTATTATTAAGAGTATAAAATGTTGTACAAATAATATTTATGTTACTGACTGGATGATCAGACAATCTGGATAGAGCTCCAAACCAATCAATACAAATGAGGTTTGTAAACAAATACTCATTCATATTATCTTATCCAAACAAATGCATGACTCACTCTGAGCAGGAGCAAGACAAGTCATATGAGAAGGCTGACAGGCTCATGATCACCTGAGGGAAGCTACTAACAGAGGCAAGAAGTCTGATAAGTGTGGTAAGCTTTGAGCCTAACAGACAAGAGTTCACTGCTGTGCATTGACTTGGCAGCATCACAATATTCtaaaaagcataaagcaataaacTGTCACATGCAGAGTGAGAGGACAAAGCAAAGCATACTGTAAAAAAATAACGCTACTGTGAAAAGTTGGGCTAGAATAATAACATCAATTAAATCAGTTCTGGCCATTGGAACAGCTGTTTTACCACTTGGTTACACTACTGAAATATTAAAACTTTGTGGTACAACCATTTTCATGCAATCGAAACCCTGCAAAAACCAATACAGAAAAAGAGCTAAAGTAATGAGTAGGTGTTTTGTTCACAAAGTATATCATGATATCAACTACTTCAGAAAAAATTTAAGGCTGTGTAGgaatctatctacctatctataaAAATAAGATGGCACAAAGtaagattttcttaaaaagaaagaataacttGAGCAGATACATAAactggagccaggaacgaacttAACAAGGCATGGAGCACATTTGTTATGGGTGGGCCACAGATCTGGCTTTTAGCTTTTTGGCAGCTAACCAGAGTGTTAAGTTAAACATTCACAAtgtctataaaacaaaacaatcgCTCAGGAGAGTTAAAAGCGTTCTCTGTATGAAGGTCAGACggatttttctaaagaaattttcagaaaagaCACGGTGTATCATAATGAATGTCCCATAATATCCTGATGAAACATGAAACAGTTTCAGaggactgtttttttttaacttattttttaatttttaatttttcaaaaaatagaggtactgggttttgaacccaggaccttgtgcatgctaagcactgagctatacccacccccagaGGACTGTTTCTTATAATTATCCTTAATACTAGCCTGATGGCAtaaatctggagaaaattctaattcaaaaagatacatgtgccccaatgttcacagcagcactttttacaacagccaagacatggaagcggcctaaatgttcatcagtagatgaatggataaagaaaatgtggtatatacacaatggaatactactcggccataaaatggaatgaaataatgtcactgGCAGTGATatgatgaacctagagattattataccaagtgaagtaagtcagagaaagacaaacatcatatgatatcacttatatgtggaatcttaaaaaaaaaaaaagacacaaatgaactgatctacaaaacagaaagagactcacagacattgaaaacaaactatggttaccagggggcaaaggggagagggagggctaaattgggagtttgggactggcagacacaaactactatgaacagaataaacaacaaggtcctactgtatagcacagagaactacattcaatggtttgtagtaacttgtaatgaaaaagaatatgcgggtctgtgtgtgtatatatagctgaatccctaatgctgtacaccacaaactaaTACAACACAGTAAATCAACCATACATCAATTGAGAATAAAAAGCACCCCTCAACCCCCACAACCCAGCCTGATGGCAAATGAGCAAACAGTAGTTTAGTAAGAGCAGCTGTGGGGAGCCTAGGTGCTCAGGGGCTGCTGATCTCACTGGACTTAAGATGACATGACTATGCAACGGGAATGACTGCACATGCATCGAGCAAGGCTCCCCGCCTCTCCCCGCCACGGCTTCCACGGATCCCATGACTGGTGACAGCCAGACTGTCCTGCCTGGCAGAACCTGGAGACCTGTCTCTATGCTGCCAGCTGAAATCAGATCCACACCTTTACCCAACCACACAGATAGAAGCCTACAAAGAGAAGAGCACCTGAACAGACAGGCATCTCACCTCAGAGGGAGTGTCCACAGGCAGGGTCAAGATTTTCTTCAGAAAacagtttttgtgttttgtctgATTTTGAAAATATCCAACATACAGATGCTGGGCCAGTCAAGAACTTCTATTCCAAACAGCATGATTGCAACAGTTAACATCAATAAATTCTAAAGCAAATGGAACCAAACTGGCCTTTCGCCAAACTATCCTTGGCCAAGAAAAAGGACTCTAAATTCCACATCTGAAGACTTGAATTTTAGACTCTGTTCTGTTACTCATTGGCTATGTGATCATTAATAAACTacttcatttctttaagtctCAGTTTCGTCTTCTGTAAAGCGAGATTAATACATGACCTTTACATAGCGTATTTGTCAACACAAAATGAAGAACACAGGTaactaagattaaaaaaaataacaaaatagtatTTCCAGGTATCTACTGTATCATCAAGGAATTTATACCTTAACAACTGGTAACTGTAGTGTGCTACATTTAACAAacgtttattgagtgtttaccatGAGCTGGGGCTGGAAAATCAGAAGGGGAGCAAGATAGGCATAGTTTCTATCCTCACTGAGCTTAAGCCTATTATGTTATAATGAGCCTCTTTTATGTACATATACACCTCTTTTAGTCAATAAACACCAACTGAGTATCTGATATTAGGTGGTGTTGGAGATACAAAGATGTGTCAGGTGGCTTATATTCAATGGAAGAAGAAACCCATAAGCCCCAAATAAAATGAATGGGAATTCCAAAGAGGGAAAGCGCAGGAGAGCTCAGACAGGAAAGACTCCAAGAAGAAAGTGGCATAGAAGTGGGCTCTTGAAAGGCAGGTAGAGTTGGACGCATGAGAAGGGTATTAAGGAGGCAGAGGCAAGGAAAGTAATACACTTTAAATGTgtagccgggggtgggggggaagtatagctcaagtggtagagtgaatgcttagcatgcataagacgcatgcatgaggtcctgggttcaatccctagtacctcttctaaaaataaacctaattacctctccccctaccccccaccaaaatacaataattaaataataaagtgataagtcaataaatagacaaataaaatactaaaaaaaatgtgtagtCCAGGCTGGCTGGAATGAAGTGGGAACAGGGGTGTAGCGGAGGGTTAGAGAAAGATTATTAGATGTTACGTGTTGATGGACTGAATGAAGAGGTGAAAAGCTTGGAACTTATTCTGGAAGAAATGGGGAGCCATTAATGGCAATGCTTTGGAAGACTGATGATAATCGgcaggaagagaaaatggaggtGGAGATCAATTAGATTCTTATTGAAAGTAAAAGTAGGAGGACATGACCTAAACCAGGGGAGATGGCAGtagtgagacaggctgggacctggacCCTTTACTGCAGTTCTTGTTCCTAGACAAACGTCTCCTCTAACAACAGAATACATAGAAACtttaagggactaaaaataactgcatgtaTGTGCCATTGGAACAAATTACCAGCAACaagatacaaaaaaacaaaaccaaactgccacttctgaggtgttgggagcaaaagcagggtactgAGCATGATCCAGCCACAaagcaccaccaagggggtgggcagacgAACTGAGCTGCCCCTCCGGCTTGACCCACAGGCCCCCGCCTACCCTCACCTCATTTAAAGGACCAGATCACCCCCGCTCAGGGAGCGAGTAAGGGAAACAGTTACTTGTTTTAGTTCCCTCCTGCTACGGCAGGAGTCCCAGTAGAGCTTTGCCTGAATTTCTTATCTGGGCTCTTACCAATTTTCATTGATTAAAGAGTTCAAGACTGGGCTGGTAACAGAAATGGAGAGGCAAGGAGGAAAAGATATTGCAGACAGAGAATTAACAAGTGATCAGAAGAGGGCAgataagagagaaaagaattaagACATGGTCTCGGGGTTTCAGCTGGAATGACTAGAAGGACAACGATCCCATCAGTAACGGGGTGAGGGAAAATGAGATGGCAAGGACCTAGCAAAAGAACCAGGAATCACGGAGAACCGTCCTAGGGACATTTCCCTTCTATATAGTGAACACTGTGCTTGGCATAGCTGCGGTACAGTGTTTGCCAGATGAACGACACATTTTAACAAGGGAGTCAGAGAATACAGatcaggaaaaaaggagaaataaagcatttaaagATTTCTGCATTGTCTATAACACCCCCATTTTTGCTCTGATTTTGTGTTTTGTCTATTTTCCTCTGTTGATTGATAGTAGTTCCTTTAGAATGAAAAGATTACTTGGTCTTGGTGGACAGTAAGGAATGCTGGAGAGTGAATTGAGGAGGCAATGATTTCCTCATAGTTCTACTTGTAAAATCCTATAAAATATAGTATATGTCTATGTTCTGGGGCCAGGAGGCCTTGAGTTCAGACTCTGACTTTGCCACTTGCCATGTGTGtgagaccctgggcaagttaatCCTCCTCCTTCTGGGcttgtcttcatctgtaaaacaaggtaAGAGCAAAACCTGTCTCAGAGAGTTGGTTTTTGAATTAAAACGTGAGTAAACAGACTCAGCACACTGGCAGACAGCAAGCTCTCAAAAACGTTTATTTCCATCCTTGTTCCCTGTATTTGGGTTGGTAATAATGGACTTCAAAGATTTCTTGAAAATAAAGCATCCATTTATCTCTTTATATAAAGCTACAAAGTCACCAAGGATAGATCTAGTCAGGCCATGACTCTGCCCTCTTGTGCTTTACCTTCGGCATAAGCAGAGTGAATGCTAACTCCACATAAAATTGTTCTTTCAACCTGAGCGAAGCAATGCTGTTAATGTGTTGTCAGGATACACAAACCTTGTGATTTTAGGGTTTAATTTATTGTATCTTCCAACTTCTGTAGCTAAACAAAGTGAATACTGAATTCATAGTACATAACACttccta is a window from the Camelus bactrianus isolate YW-2024 breed Bactrian camel chromosome 27, ASM4877302v1, whole genome shotgun sequence genome containing:
- the SENP8 gene encoding sentrin-specific protease 8, whose amino-acid sequence is MDPVVLSYMDSLLRQSDVSLLDPPSWLNDHIIGFAFEYFANSQFRDCSDHVCFISPEVTQFIKCTGNPAEMAMFLEPLDLPHKRVVFLAINDNSNQAAGGTHWSLLVYLQNKNSFFHYDSHSRSNSVHAKQVAEKLEAFLGRKGDKLAFVEEKAPAQQNSYDCGMYVICNTEALCQNFFRQQPASLLQLLTPSYITKKRAEWKDLIARLAAD